The uncultured Desulfobulbus sp. genome window below encodes:
- a CDS encoding 2,3-butanediol dehydrogenase has product MKAAKWYGKKDIRVEDVPTPPAPKPGEVQIKVAWCGICGSDLHEYLAGPIFIPVEPHPLTGTKAPLILGHEFSGEVVAVGEGVTTVRVGDIVAPDACQHCGTCVTCREGRYNVCEKLAFTGLMAEGAFAELVNVPAELCYVLPAGFDMEAASLIEPLATGFKAVRLAGSLLGQTAVVLGAGTIGLGTIMCAKAAGASTVIAIETAAARKELAKECGADIILDPLECDVVAEVKKMTGGSGADVSFECIGHKDTAPLAVDIIRNNGKAVVVGIFEEPSSFNFFSLSGTDKVVIGTLAYTIDDFQGVANLLATGQLKASPLITGKIKLDDIVEKGFEELVNNKATNIKIIVSPF; this is encoded by the coding sequence ATGAAAGCAGCAAAATGGTACGGTAAAAAAGACATTCGTGTTGAAGATGTCCCCACTCCACCGGCTCCCAAACCTGGTGAAGTGCAGATCAAGGTAGCCTGGTGCGGCATCTGTGGCTCCGATTTGCACGAGTACCTGGCGGGCCCGATCTTTATTCCGGTTGAGCCCCATCCCCTGACAGGGACCAAGGCTCCACTGATCCTTGGGCACGAGTTTTCCGGCGAGGTTGTAGCTGTAGGCGAGGGCGTTACCACCGTACGAGTGGGTGATATTGTAGCTCCTGATGCCTGTCAGCATTGCGGTACCTGCGTAACCTGCCGTGAAGGTCGCTACAATGTGTGCGAAAAACTTGCCTTCACCGGGCTGATGGCCGAGGGTGCCTTTGCTGAACTGGTCAATGTTCCCGCTGAGCTCTGTTATGTCCTGCCTGCGGGATTTGATATGGAAGCAGCTTCTCTCATTGAGCCCTTGGCAACTGGATTCAAGGCCGTTCGTCTGGCCGGGTCGCTCTTGGGACAGACGGCTGTTGTGCTCGGGGCTGGTACCATTGGCCTGGGAACGATCATGTGTGCCAAGGCTGCAGGTGCTTCCACGGTTATCGCCATTGAAACAGCCGCTGCGCGTAAAGAACTGGCCAAAGAATGTGGCGCAGACATCATTCTTGATCCCTTGGAATGCGATGTCGTCGCTGAAGTGAAAAAAATGACCGGTGGGTCAGGCGCTGATGTTTCTTTTGAGTGCATTGGCCACAAGGATACAGCTCCTCTGGCCGTTGATATCATAAGAAATAATGGCAAGGCAGTTGTAGTGGGTATCTTTGAGGAGCCATCAAGCTTTAATTTCTTCAGTCTAAGCGGGACAGATAAGGTCGTCATTGGCACCCTTGCCTATACCATTGACGACTTTCAGGGTGTTGCCAACCTCCTGGCAACAGGTCAGCTCAAAGCAAGCCCCCTTATTACCGGTAAAATCAAGCTTGATGATATCGTCGAAAAAGGTTTTGAGGAACTGGTGAACAACAAGGCTACCAATATAAAAATTATCGTTTCACCGTTTTGA
- a CDS encoding thiamine pyrophosphate-dependent dehydrogenase E1 component subunit alpha, producing MTIKKKTMVQMYNTMYRIRQFETKLQEFFAAGKIPGFVHLYLGEEAVAAGTCAALNKEDYITSTHRGHGHLIAKGGDLKLMMAEIYGKSTGYCKGKGGSMHIADVDLGILGANGIVGGGGPIAAGAGMAIQYRGEDRVAVCFFGDGASNQGTTQEALNLASAWNLPVVFVNENNGYGISCHISKSMAITDIADRAAGYDMPGVIVDGNDVVAVYEAITAAVERARKGEGPSLVECKTYRWRGHFEGDACTYRSNDELDEWVKKDPIPRFAKKMLDDGILTQKELDKLNADIDAELAEAITFAEESPLPEPADMFDDVYA from the coding sequence ATGACAATTAAGAAAAAAACCATGGTCCAGATGTACAACACCATGTACCGGATCCGTCAATTTGAGACCAAGCTTCAGGAGTTTTTTGCTGCTGGCAAAATTCCGGGCTTTGTTCATCTCTATTTAGGTGAAGAAGCGGTTGCTGCCGGAACCTGTGCTGCACTGAACAAAGAAGATTACATCACCAGTACCCATCGCGGCCATGGTCACCTGATTGCAAAAGGTGGAGACTTGAAACTGATGATGGCTGAAATCTACGGTAAGTCGACGGGTTACTGTAAAGGGAAGGGTGGCTCCATGCACATCGCTGATGTTGATTTGGGCATCCTGGGTGCCAACGGTATCGTTGGTGGTGGTGGCCCGATCGCTGCAGGAGCGGGTATGGCTATTCAATACCGAGGTGAAGATCGGGTTGCCGTTTGTTTCTTTGGCGATGGAGCATCCAACCAAGGGACCACCCAGGAAGCACTGAACCTGGCCAGCGCTTGGAATTTACCGGTTGTCTTTGTCAATGAAAACAATGGATACGGTATTTCCTGCCATATCAGTAAGTCCATGGCTATTACCGATATTGCCGATCGTGCGGCTGGCTATGACATGCCGGGCGTGATTGTCGATGGTAATGATGTTGTCGCCGTCTACGAGGCGATCACTGCCGCCGTTGAACGCGCCCGTAAAGGTGAGGGCCCCTCATTGGTCGAGTGTAAAACTTACCGCTGGCGCGGCCACTTCGAGGGCGACGCCTGCACCTATCGCTCCAATGACGAGTTGGACGAGTGGGTGAAAAAAGATCCGATTCCTCGTTTTGCCAAAAAAATGCTGGATGACGGCATTCTTACCCAGAAAGAGCTCGATAAGCTCAATGCTGATATCGATGCAGAGCTTGCCGAGGCCATTACCTTTGCCGAGGAGAGTCCTCTCCCCGAACCTGCTGATATGTTTGATGATGTGTATGCCTGA
- a CDS encoding DUF6506 family protein → MAEIVKAAFVFIAPEADSETHRQWIETPVIHLLSIGVGSYSEAVEVCKRIVEQEGVKAIELCAGFGNKGVALVAEAVGKEIAVGVVRFDIHPALGNVSGDSIFH, encoded by the coding sequence ATGGCTGAAATTGTTAAGGCAGCATTTGTTTTTATTGCCCCAGAGGCTGACTCTGAGACGCACCGCCAATGGATTGAAACTCCTGTTATTCATCTTTTGAGTATTGGAGTCGGGAGTTATTCCGAGGCGGTTGAGGTCTGTAAACGCATTGTTGAGCAGGAAGGGGTGAAAGCCATCGAACTCTGTGCAGGTTTTGGTAATAAAGGCGTCGCTCTCGTTGCGGAGGCTGTTGGAAAAGAGATTGCGGTTGGTGTGGTTCGTTTTGACATACATCCAGCCCTTGGCAATGTCAGCGGCGATTCAATATTTCACTAA
- a CDS encoding carboxymuconolactone decarboxylase family protein: protein MNSSEKAGQALAYLAKYSPSEYGKYLEFTKQLAAIDALPHKQLELILVATAVMSQCEMCIAIHTEAAASMGASREEILQAAFMAVAMGGSPKLMYMSYVYEALEDLFG from the coding sequence ATGAACTCATCAGAAAAGGCAGGACAAGCACTGGCCTATTTAGCAAAATACTCCCCGAGTGAGTATGGCAAGTACCTGGAGTTTACTAAACAACTGGCTGCGATTGATGCCCTGCCCCATAAACAGTTAGAACTTATTTTGGTAGCCACAGCCGTTATGTCACAATGCGAGATGTGTATTGCCATTCATACAGAGGCAGCGGCCTCCATGGGAGCGAGTCGCGAGGAGATTCTGCAGGCAGCTTTCATGGCAGTAGCGATGGGAGGCTCGCCCAAGCTGATGTATATGTCCTATGTCTATGAAGCGTTGGAAGATTTATTTGGTTAA
- a CDS encoding sigma-54-dependent Fis family transcriptional regulator: protein MHELVRNRNKFSITQSLKDKIVVNPGGMTGNFPFELENELEKSVWSQFVTSKKLNQEYIKTSVADSWKRCLHMGMDPARKKCEQFCDHAKLDAEHHFLRDAVKNTPKDLFSYLDGKGLLFTVSDRYGYLTATIGSYKALCLADGIDFGPEANWSESSVGTNAIGLALTSGLPQRVIGKEHFCESQHGWTCSAAPIFDLHGILLGSVDISGPNENEHDRCLALAMYYARAIEALYIQKQCMGMIGTVLNHNAIGLITLDRYGKVCYCNQAAAELFESSLPKLSGKDASKWFDLSPFFAQQNKETIHGSFAMEELRCLHNPTWNIYATPLVNNFNHLHGLTLCIYPPAKANRPAAHKTIIQDDGFAAMIGKSVAFQKVIKTARRVAPTDTTVLITGQSGTGKEVMARALHRSSPRAKKPFIAVNCGAIAPELIQSELFGYVEGSFTGASKGGQAGKFEQASGGTIFLDEIGEMPLSIQVNLLRVLDEHQVTRVGGKRLLPVDVRVIAATNRDMESMVEEGTFRKDLYYRLHVVNLMLPQLSQREADIQLLADHFIQEFSQKLDCPIDAVDPQFRQALSTYSWPGNIRELRHVIESTMVLLENSTLSVDALPQKIQEALQVPRVTDEPQRHQFTTLNFDEIQKQALKQALVQFDGNVSQMAKALGIGRNTTYAKLKKFDLL, encoded by the coding sequence ATGCACGAGCTCGTACGAAACAGGAACAAATTCTCAATAACCCAATCACTTAAAGATAAAATTGTGGTCAACCCTGGGGGGATGACAGGTAACTTCCCCTTCGAGCTCGAAAATGAACTGGAAAAATCTGTCTGGAGCCAGTTTGTTACCAGTAAAAAATTGAATCAGGAGTATATCAAAACAAGCGTTGCAGATTCCTGGAAACGTTGCCTCCATATGGGAATGGATCCGGCACGGAAAAAATGTGAACAATTCTGTGATCACGCAAAACTAGATGCAGAACACCATTTTTTGCGTGATGCGGTAAAAAACACTCCAAAAGACTTATTTTCGTATCTGGATGGCAAGGGACTGCTGTTTACCGTCAGCGACCGATACGGCTATCTCACCGCAACCATAGGTTCTTACAAGGCACTCTGCCTGGCAGATGGTATTGATTTTGGCCCAGAGGCAAATTGGAGTGAAAGCAGTGTTGGCACCAATGCCATCGGACTTGCCCTGACCAGTGGTTTACCTCAGCGGGTTATAGGTAAAGAACATTTTTGCGAGAGTCAGCATGGGTGGACCTGCTCAGCAGCGCCAATCTTTGACCTCCATGGAATTCTGCTGGGCAGTGTTGATATCTCTGGGCCCAACGAAAACGAGCATGATCGTTGTCTAGCCCTGGCCATGTATTACGCCCGCGCCATTGAAGCCCTTTATATCCAAAAACAGTGCATGGGCATGATCGGTACGGTTCTCAATCACAATGCCATCGGCCTGATCACTCTGGATAGGTACGGCAAGGTCTGCTACTGTAACCAGGCGGCAGCAGAACTCTTTGAAAGTTCACTGCCTAAGCTCAGTGGCAAAGATGCCTCTAAATGGTTTGACCTTTCACCATTTTTTGCACAGCAGAATAAAGAAACCATCCATGGTTCATTTGCCATGGAAGAGCTTCGCTGCCTCCATAACCCGACCTGGAATATTTATGCCACGCCACTGGTGAACAATTTTAATCACCTGCATGGCCTGACGCTCTGCATTTACCCCCCTGCCAAAGCAAACAGGCCAGCTGCCCACAAAACAATCATTCAGGACGATGGCTTTGCAGCTATGATTGGTAAGTCTGTTGCCTTTCAAAAGGTGATTAAAACTGCAAGACGGGTCGCCCCAACCGACACCACGGTTCTGATCACAGGTCAATCCGGTACAGGTAAAGAGGTCATGGCTCGAGCCCTGCATCGTTCAAGTCCCAGGGCCAAAAAACCATTTATCGCGGTCAACTGCGGCGCCATCGCTCCAGAGCTGATCCAAAGTGAACTCTTTGGATATGTAGAGGGATCCTTTACAGGAGCATCGAAGGGAGGACAGGCTGGAAAGTTTGAACAGGCTTCAGGAGGGACCATCTTCCTTGATGAAATTGGCGAGATGCCCCTTTCAATACAAGTCAACCTTCTCCGGGTACTTGATGAGCATCAAGTCACACGCGTCGGGGGGAAACGTTTGCTACCGGTTGATGTCCGCGTAATTGCGGCAACCAACCGGGATATGGAATCCATGGTTGAAGAGGGTACTTTTCGAAAGGATCTCTATTACCGTTTACATGTAGTCAACCTGATGTTGCCACAACTCAGTCAGCGTGAAGCCGACATTCAACTGCTTGCTGATCATTTTATTCAAGAATTTTCCCAAAAACTTGACTGCCCCATAGATGCGGTGGACCCTCAATTTCGCCAGGCCCTTTCGACCTACTCCTGGCCGGGAAATATTCGAGAACTTCGCCATGTTATCGAGTCGACCATGGTTCTGCTTGAAAACAGTACGCTGAGTGTCGATGCCCTGCCCCAGAAAATTCAGGAGGCTCTACAAGTGCCCCGCGTTACCGACGAGCCCCAAAGGCATCAGTTTACTACACTCAATTTTGACGAAATTCAAAAACAGGCTCTCAAACAGGCGCTGGTCCAGTTTGACGGCAATGTTTCGCAAATGGCAAAAGCCCTGGGGATCGGCCGCAACACGACCTACGCAAAATTAAAAAAGTTTGATCTCCTCTAA
- a CDS encoding Lin0512 family protein produces the protein MEKKRYIVELGTGADLHGMDVTKASCRAVRDAISRSCLCGLVEILHRDSFEGVVIDVTIACPFPEQVNQQEVLAVLPVGKPQIEVIQGGLITNGICVDSFGKNCASIVVANAAVTVWIE, from the coding sequence ATGGAAAAAAAGCGATATATCGTTGAATTAGGCACAGGCGCTGACTTGCACGGCATGGATGTCACCAAGGCTTCCTGCAGAGCGGTACGAGATGCCATAAGTCGTAGCTGTCTCTGTGGCCTGGTTGAAATTTTACACCGGGATAGCTTTGAGGGGGTGGTGATTGATGTCACCATCGCCTGTCCCTTTCCCGAGCAGGTGAACCAGCAAGAGGTTCTTGCAGTTTTGCCAGTGGGAAAGCCACAGATCGAAGTAATCCAGGGCGGTTTAATAACCAATGGTATCTGTGTGGATAGCTTTGGCAAGAACTGCGCATCCATTGTCGTTGCCAATGCCGCTGTGACGGTATGGATAGAGTAG
- a CDS encoding MBL fold metallo-hydrolase, with protein sequence MDKEITLTLIANAGILIEYDGTGLLVDGIHHDATSRFSPVSWVDLLHMRQGKQSFKTLDYLFFTHEHPDHFSPMYVTELIHAREIHKVFLPSAASPSPEFTLLCNHLHKKSVETEILDLQPGEFLPFELTPAIRGKIIATRHMGPQYQDVINYCYLIDLNGFTLLFTGDGDFVGEYYESALQGEEIDLVLVNPLFYQHPQGQKLLNTLFTPKHLIVYHLPFPEDDTMGLRTMVERSKIRFQCTTRHTHIFQFEKQSLVLHP encoded by the coding sequence ATGGACAAAGAAATCACCCTGACCCTGATTGCCAATGCCGGCATACTCATCGAATATGATGGAACAGGACTCCTGGTTGATGGTATCCACCACGATGCCACCAGCCGCTTCAGCCCTGTTTCCTGGGTTGATTTATTGCATATGCGCCAGGGAAAACAGTCGTTCAAAACACTTGATTACCTCTTTTTTACCCATGAACATCCCGATCATTTTTCACCAATGTATGTAACGGAACTCATCCATGCTCGGGAGATACACAAGGTGTTTCTCCCGAGCGCTGCTTCTCCAAGCCCCGAGTTCACCCTGCTTTGTAATCATCTCCATAAAAAATCAGTAGAAACTGAGATCTTGGATCTCCAACCTGGAGAATTCCTGCCCTTTGAGCTTACCCCTGCGATCCGCGGGAAAATCATTGCAACCCGGCACATGGGCCCTCAGTACCAGGATGTGATAAACTATTGTTATCTCATTGACCTCAATGGATTCACCCTGCTTTTTACCGGGGATGGAGATTTTGTCGGTGAGTACTACGAATCCGCCCTTCAAGGTGAGGAGATCGATCTCGTCCTGGTTAACCCGCTGTTTTATCAACATCCCCAGGGACAAAAGCTGCTCAACACTCTTTTTACCCCTAAGCATCTTATCGTCTACCACCTGCCCTTTCCTGAAGATGACACCATGGGGCTACGCACCATGGTGGAACGCTCAAAAATACGTTTTCAGTGTACCACCAGACATACCCATATCTTTCAGTTCGAAAAACAATCCCTGGTACTTCACCCCTAA
- a CDS encoding NAD(+)/NADH kinase, giving the protein MKTVGIIANPISGKDIRRLVAHGSVFDNQEKVRIVRRLLVGLASVGIKRVIFMPDYYAIVQRAHKGIHSPIEIASAPMCAENTQEDSTKAARLMVDAGVGCIFVLGGDGTSRAVAKGNAVVPILPLSTGTNNVFPYMIEATVAGLAGGILTSGQISLEEGCFRSPVLEVLDAANNLVDIALVDAAVHTDTFVGSKAIWSMKQITQVFLTRCRPDSIGLSAIGGQLHTIAPQEKLGLHLVLGPGGKRVLSPIAPGLIEPVEVASEARLTLGQSIRVDQSPCVIALDGEREVEVKRGAHVHIRFADTGPLVVDVSRVMALAQQAGVFVQPM; this is encoded by the coding sequence ATGAAAACAGTCGGTATCATCGCAAACCCCATCTCAGGCAAAGATATTCGCCGTCTCGTCGCCCACGGCAGTGTTTTTGACAATCAGGAGAAGGTGCGCATTGTGCGTCGCCTTTTAGTTGGTCTTGCCTCCGTTGGCATTAAGCGGGTGATCTTCATGCCCGATTACTATGCCATTGTTCAGCGTGCACACAAAGGGATTCATTCCCCCATTGAGATTGCCTCAGCCCCGATGTGTGCAGAGAATACCCAGGAGGATTCAACCAAAGCAGCCCGCCTGATGGTCGATGCCGGAGTCGGCTGTATCTTTGTACTGGGAGGTGACGGCACCAGTAGGGCCGTGGCTAAAGGAAATGCGGTGGTACCGATTTTGCCTCTTTCAACCGGAACAAACAATGTTTTTCCCTATATGATAGAGGCTACCGTCGCTGGATTGGCTGGAGGGATACTCACCTCCGGCCAAATCAGTCTAGAGGAAGGATGTTTTCGCTCACCTGTGCTTGAAGTTCTCGATGCTGCTAACAATCTGGTTGATATCGCCCTGGTTGATGCCGCCGTTCACACAGATACCTTTGTCGGTTCTAAAGCTATCTGGTCCATGAAACAGATAACACAGGTCTTTCTTACCCGTTGTCGTCCAGACAGCATTGGTCTTTCAGCCATTGGCGGCCAGCTGCATACCATCGCTCCCCAGGAGAAGCTTGGCCTGCACCTGGTCCTTGGGCCTGGAGGTAAGCGTGTCCTCTCTCCGATCGCGCCGGGGCTCATCGAGCCAGTGGAGGTAGCCTCGGAGGCTCGACTGACGCTTGGTCAATCCATCCGTGTTGACCAGTCCCCCTGTGTCATTGCCCTTGATGGTGAACGGGAGGTAGAGGTGAAACGTGGGGCGCATGTCCATATTCGTTTTGCTGATACAGGACCGCTGGTTGTCGATGTTTCCCGGGTCATGGCACTGGCTCAGCAAGCGGGTGTGTTCGTACAACCCATGTAG
- a CDS encoding YitT family protein, with translation MILRNPTSSVLWNLLLLTLGSVLFALGINGAVINNSFITGGLYGATLLVYYKTQMFSPSLWYLIFNIPLFVLGWFFVGRRFFWYSLYGMLVITLATQWIDFDFQIQDQLYAAIAGGIVSGAGSGIILRSIGSAGGLDIAAIMLNTRFNFGVGKVYMLFNVVLFGLTISFYTPDIIIASIILVFISSITVEHVLSLFNQRKIVYVISDKNEAIAKTFSEVFRQGATFIKAKGAFSGNDRLILMAITNNLQLKKLENAVFNVDEHALFIVENSFNVIGSSFGKRKIY, from the coding sequence ATGATTTTACGCAACCCCACCTCATCCGTTCTCTGGAACCTTCTTCTGCTCACCCTGGGCTCAGTACTCTTCGCCCTTGGTATTAACGGAGCTGTGATCAATAACTCCTTTATTACCGGTGGCCTTTATGGTGCGACCCTGCTGGTCTACTATAAGACGCAGATGTTTTCGCCATCGCTCTGGTACCTCATCTTTAATATTCCGCTTTTTGTTCTGGGGTGGTTTTTTGTTGGCCGCAGGTTTTTCTGGTACAGCCTCTACGGTATGCTGGTAATCACCCTGGCCACCCAGTGGATTGATTTTGATTTTCAGATTCAGGATCAGCTCTACGCGGCAATTGCCGGCGGTATTGTCAGCGGAGCCGGATCCGGCATCATCCTACGCTCAATCGGGTCTGCCGGTGGTCTCGATATTGCAGCGATTATGCTCAATACCCGATTTAATTTCGGGGTGGGCAAGGTGTACATGCTCTTTAATGTGGTGCTTTTCGGGCTGACCATATCCTTTTACACCCCTGATATCATCATTGCTTCGATCATTCTTGTCTTTATCTCCTCCATCACGGTTGAGCACGTTCTCTCTCTTTTCAATCAACGTAAAATTGTTTATGTGATCAGCGATAAAAATGAAGCCATCGCCAAGACGTTCAGTGAGGTCTTTCGCCAAGGGGCAACCTTTATAAAAGCCAAGGGAGCCTTCAGCGGCAACGACCGTCTCATTCTCATGGCAATCACCAACAACCTGCAGCTCAAAAAGCTGGAGAATGCCGTGTTTAATGTTGATGAGCATGCACTCTTTATTGTTGAGAACAGCTTTAACGTCATCGGCTCAAGCTTTGGTAAGCGGAAGATCTATTAA
- a CDS encoding dihydrolipoamide acetyltransferase family protein encodes MATDILMPKWGLTMKEGKLSKWLKNEGDAVKAGEPIFEVETDKITNTVEATGDGVLFKILVGAGDTVAVKTVVGILAAAGETPDVPAAAGAAASSAAPAQSAASKAGAPKAKTEGGFVLASPIARRLAKEKEIDLADVTGTGPNGRVTEKDVLAYTPAPDEYDGYNAAPQAIAFARQHEIDLSQITGSGEGGKILKVDLLRAMQPAAQQEQASTCTPEKPEIIPFEGMRKVISDNMMASLHGMAQLSVFVECDVTAMESFRDKVRAKNAKKEDVPRVSYNDIIALAASRTLMKYPYMNSWLTDEGIVRHKTVNLGIAVALPEGLVVPHVKNAEKKSLSELAVEIREVAGKARKGGLTMDELQGGTFTITNVSMMGVDGFTPIINPPQVGILGVGRTKVRPSVDENGQIVSRTMMTLSLTFDHRVVDGAPAMNFLRALADCLEDPAMILA; translated from the coding sequence GTGGCAACAGACATACTTATGCCCAAATGGGGCCTGACCATGAAGGAAGGAAAGCTTTCCAAATGGTTGAAAAACGAAGGGGACGCAGTCAAGGCAGGCGAACCCATCTTTGAAGTAGAGACCGATAAAATCACCAACACCGTTGAGGCCACCGGTGACGGTGTACTTTTCAAAATTCTGGTCGGTGCCGGAGACACCGTAGCCGTAAAAACGGTAGTGGGCATCCTTGCCGCTGCGGGTGAAACACCAGATGTACCTGCGGCTGCAGGAGCTGCAGCAAGTTCTGCTGCCCCCGCGCAGTCCGCAGCTTCCAAGGCTGGCGCTCCCAAAGCCAAAACAGAAGGGGGATTTGTTCTTGCTTCTCCCATCGCAAGACGCCTTGCCAAAGAAAAAGAAATTGATCTGGCAGATGTAACCGGAACCGGCCCGAACGGTCGGGTTACCGAAAAAGACGTTTTGGCGTACACACCTGCCCCCGACGAGTACGACGGCTACAATGCGGCTCCCCAAGCCATTGCTTTTGCGCGTCAGCATGAAATCGATCTTTCCCAGATTACCGGCTCTGGGGAGGGCGGAAAAATTCTCAAGGTCGATCTTCTGCGCGCCATGCAGCCCGCAGCCCAACAGGAACAGGCCAGCACATGTACCCCTGAGAAACCTGAAATCATCCCGTTTGAAGGAATGCGCAAGGTCATCTCCGATAACATGATGGCCAGTCTCCACGGAATGGCCCAGCTCTCTGTCTTTGTTGAGTGCGATGTCACGGCAATGGAATCTTTTCGCGATAAGGTTCGAGCAAAGAATGCCAAAAAAGAAGATGTGCCACGCGTATCCTATAACGACATCATAGCCCTTGCAGCCAGCCGTACCCTGATGAAATACCCCTATATGAATTCCTGGCTGACTGACGAGGGCATCGTTCGTCATAAAACGGTTAATCTTGGTATTGCCGTAGCCTTACCCGAGGGATTGGTCGTTCCCCATGTGAAAAATGCGGAGAAAAAGTCACTTTCCGAGCTGGCCGTAGAAATTCGCGAGGTGGCAGGAAAAGCGCGTAAAGGTGGGCTGACCATGGATGAGCTGCAAGGTGGCACCTTTACTATCACCAATGTCTCCATGATGGGTGTGGACGGATTTACCCCTATCATTAACCCACCTCAGGTCGGCATTTTGGGCGTGGGGCGTACCAAGGTCCGTCCGTCCGTTGATGAGAACGGCCAGATTGTCAGCCGAACCATGATGACATTGAGTCTCACCTTTGATCACCGTGTCGTTGATGGTGCTCCCGCAATGAATTTCTTACGTGCATTGGCGGATTGCCTCGAAGACCCGGCTATGATCCTGGCCTGA
- a CDS encoding alpha-ketoacid dehydrogenase subunit beta — MAQKTYMQALNDAMREEMERDPNVLIIGEDVGQFGGCFGVTKGLYDQFGERRVRDTPITESAIVGAATGAAAAGLRPVCELMFVDFIGVSMDQLFNQAAKMRYMFGGKTTIPMVLRAPQGGGISAAAQHSQSLESWFMHIPGLKVAMPATPEDAYGLLISAIRDDNPVVFLEHKLLYGVEGEVPENAGPIPFGKAKIHREGTDVTIVALSKMVYSALEAAETLAAKGISAEVIDPRTVSPLDMDSILASVKKTHSLVIAHEAVKIAGAGAEIAAQVAEEAIDYLDAPIMRVGAPFVPVPFSPPLEEAFLPSAEDIVAAVEKIRS; from the coding sequence ATGGCACAAAAAACATATATGCAGGCGCTCAACGACGCCATGCGCGAAGAGATGGAACGTGATCCCAATGTATTGATCATTGGTGAGGATGTTGGTCAGTTTGGTGGATGTTTTGGTGTAACCAAAGGACTCTATGACCAATTTGGAGAGCGACGTGTTCGCGACACTCCCATTACCGAGAGTGCGATCGTTGGTGCAGCCACCGGTGCTGCGGCAGCCGGTCTGCGGCCGGTCTGCGAGTTGATGTTTGTTGACTTCATCGGTGTCAGCATGGATCAGCTGTTCAATCAGGCAGCCAAGATGCGCTACATGTTTGGCGGTAAAACCACCATTCCCATGGTCCTGCGTGCACCCCAAGGTGGTGGTATCAGTGCGGCTGCTCAGCACAGTCAGTCGCTCGAGTCCTGGTTTATGCATATCCCCGGACTCAAAGTGGCCATGCCGGCCACACCTGAAGATGCCTATGGGCTGTTAATCAGCGCTATTCGTGACGACAACCCGGTTGTCTTTCTTGAGCATAAATTGCTCTATGGTGTTGAGGGCGAGGTACCTGAAAACGCAGGTCCAATTCCTTTCGGCAAGGCCAAGATTCACAGGGAGGGAACCGATGTCACCATCGTCGCCCTTTCCAAGATGGTTTACTCGGCCCTTGAAGCAGCCGAGACTTTGGCAGCAAAAGGTATCAGTGCTGAGGTTATTGATCCGCGTACCGTTTCACCTCTTGATATGGATTCCATCCTGGCTTCCGTAAAAAAGACCCACAGCCTGGTTATTGCCCACGAGGCGGTGAAAATAGCTGGCGCCGGTGCAGAGATTGCTGCCCAGGTAGCAGAAGAAGCAATTGATTACCTGGATGCGCCGATTATGCGTGTTGGTGCCCCATTTGTTCCGGTTCCATTCTCTCCGCCCCTCGAAGAAGCCTTCTTGCCGAGTGCAGAAGACATCGTGGCTGCAGTAGAGAAAATTCGTTCCTGA